The following are encoded in a window of Balaenoptera ricei isolate mBalRic1 chromosome 1, mBalRic1.hap2, whole genome shotgun sequence genomic DNA:
- the LOC132352586 gene encoding nucleolar protein 56-like, with translation MKEAMVQAEEAAAEITRKLEKQEKKRLKKEKKRLAAIALASSENSSSTPEECEETSERPKKKQKQKPQEAPQENGMEDPSVSSKPKKKKSFSKEELVSSDLEETAGSGSLPKRKKSFPKEEPDSDPEELGNKRVPKKKRKFSSKEEPLSSGPEEAAASKSSSSKKKKKLRKLSQEN, from the coding sequence ATGAAGGAGGCAATGGTTCAGGCAGAGGAAGCGGCTGCTGAGATTACTAGGAAGCTGGAGAAACAGGAGAAGAAACgcttgaagaaggaaaagaaaaggctggCTGCGATTGCCCTGGCGTCTTCAGAAAACAGCAGTAGTACCCCAGAGGAATGTGAGGAGACAAGTGAAAGACccaaaaagaagcaaaagcaaaagcccCAGGAGGCTCCTCAGGAGAATGGAATGGAAGACCCATCTGTCTCCTCCAaacccaaaaaaaagaaatctttttccaAGGAGGAGCTGGTTAGTAGTGATCTTGAAGAGACAGCTGGCAGTGGAAGTCTTCCCAAGAGGAagaaatctttccccaaagaGGAACCAGATAGTGACCCTGAAGAGTTAGGAAACAAGAGGGTccccaagaaaaagaggaaattctctTCCAAGGAGGAGCCTCTCAGCAGTGGACCTGAAGAGGCTGCTGCCAGCAAGAGCAGCagctccaagaaaaagaaaaagctccgAAAGCTATCCCAGGAAAATTAG